In Streptomyces ambofaciens ATCC 23877, a single genomic region encodes these proteins:
- a CDS encoding DUF5941 domain-containing protein, whose product MPTAILTGQPVPGSSIESELRSLGFEVRAASGAADAELLLAQVSAGERVALVDARFVGHLHSLRLGLTDPRFPLAAIPGAVTAQPAARQALTRAMARENLAVGGAALGGAPARVRQGEGDAESLADRITAALDADGADVHRPELGSLVAAVPADPQARNEARQSVAAVDDEAVRLKSAVKARDGFVTTFFISPYSRYIARWCARRGLTPNQVTTASLITALIAAGCAATGTRGGFVAAGVLLIASFVLDCTDGQLARYSLQYSTLGAWLDATFDRAKEYAYYAGLALGAARGGDDVWALALGAMVLQTCRHVVDFSFNEANVDSTAAAANTSPTAALSDKLDSVGWTVWARRMIVLPIGERWAMIAVLTAVTTPRITLYALLVGCAFAATYTTAGRVLRSQTRKASRTDRAAKALADLADSGPLAEAVAAGLRKPARRLPGFTAPAVALLGGLAVVATAALTGFGGPWPVVAAVAYVLTSGLAVARPLKGALDWLVPPFLRAAEYGTVLVLAAKADVNGALPAAFGLVAAVAYHHYDTVYRIRGGAGAPPQWLVRTIGGHEGRTLVITVLAVLLTATQFKLALTVLAVAVALVVLVESIRFWVAAHQGGAPAVHDEGEPA is encoded by the coding sequence TTGCCGACCGCCATCCTCACCGGTCAGCCGGTCCCCGGTTCGTCGATCGAGAGCGAGCTGCGGTCCCTGGGCTTCGAGGTGCGTGCCGCCTCCGGTGCGGCCGACGCCGAGCTGCTGCTCGCCCAGGTCTCCGCCGGGGAACGGGTCGCCCTGGTCGACGCCCGCTTCGTGGGCCACCTGCACTCCCTGCGCCTCGGTCTCACCGACCCCCGCTTCCCGCTCGCCGCGATCCCGGGCGCTGTGACCGCACAGCCGGCGGCCCGCCAGGCCCTGACCCGTGCGATGGCCCGCGAGAACCTCGCGGTCGGCGGTGCCGCGCTCGGGGGCGCTCCCGCTCGGGTGCGGCAGGGCGAAGGGGACGCCGAGAGCCTCGCCGACCGGATCACCGCCGCCCTCGACGCCGACGGCGCCGACGTGCACCGGCCCGAGCTCGGCAGCCTCGTCGCCGCCGTCCCCGCGGACCCGCAGGCCCGCAACGAGGCACGGCAGTCCGTCGCCGCCGTCGACGACGAGGCCGTACGTCTGAAGTCGGCGGTGAAGGCCCGCGACGGGTTCGTCACCACCTTCTTCATCAGCCCCTACTCCCGCTACATCGCCCGCTGGTGCGCGCGACGCGGACTGACCCCCAACCAGGTCACCACCGCCTCGCTGATCACCGCGCTCATAGCCGCGGGTTGCGCGGCCACCGGCACCCGCGGCGGCTTCGTCGCCGCCGGCGTCCTGCTCATCGCCTCCTTCGTCCTCGACTGCACCGACGGACAGCTGGCCCGCTACTCCCTGCAGTACTCGACGCTCGGCGCCTGGCTGGACGCCACCTTCGACCGCGCCAAGGAGTACGCCTACTACGCGGGCCTCGCCCTGGGAGCCGCCCGTGGCGGCGACGACGTGTGGGCCCTGGCCCTCGGCGCGATGGTCCTCCAGACCTGCCGGCACGTCGTCGACTTCTCGTTCAACGAGGCGAACGTCGACAGTACGGCCGCCGCCGCCAACACCAGCCCCACCGCCGCCCTCTCCGACAAGCTCGACAGCGTCGGCTGGACGGTCTGGGCGCGCCGCATGATCGTCCTGCCCATCGGCGAACGCTGGGCCATGATCGCCGTACTGACCGCGGTCACCACCCCGCGCATCACCCTCTACGCGCTGCTCGTCGGCTGCGCCTTCGCCGCGACGTACACCACCGCCGGCCGGGTCCTGCGCTCGCAGACCCGGAAGGCGTCGCGCACCGACCGGGCCGCGAAGGCGCTGGCCGACCTCGCCGACTCCGGACCGCTCGCCGAGGCCGTCGCCGCGGGCCTGCGCAAGCCCGCCCGCCGGCTGCCCGGCTTCACCGCCCCCGCCGTCGCCCTCCTCGGCGGCCTCGCCGTCGTCGCCACGGCGGCGCTCACCGGCTTCGGCGGCCCCTGGCCGGTCGTCGCCGCCGTCGCCTACGTCCTGACCTCCGGCCTCGCCGTCGCCCGCCCCCTCAAGGGCGCCCTCGACTGGCTGGTCCCCCCCTTCCTGCGCGCCGCCGAGTACGGCACCGTCCTGGTACTGGCGGCGAAAGCAGACGTGAACGGGGCCCTTCCGGCGGCTTTCGGCCTGGTTGCGGCGGTCGCCTACCATCACTACGACACGGTCTACCGCATCCGCGGTGGCGCGGGCGCGCCGCCGCAGTGGCTGGTGCGGACGATCGGGGGGCACGAGGGCCGCACGCTGGTGATCACCGTGCTGGCCGTGCTGCTCACCGCCACACAGTTCAAGCTCGCGCTCACGGTCCTCGCCGTGGCCGTGGCACTCGTGGTGCTCGTCGAGAGCATCCGCTTCTGGGTCGCCGCCCACCAGGGCGGCGCACCCGCCGTACACGACGAAGGAGAACCCGCATGA